A genome region from Thermococcus onnurineus NA1 includes the following:
- a CDS encoding IGHMBP2 family helicase encodes MELEKFINHLKVLVEYERKAEIEAMRAEMKRLSGREREKVGRAILGLNGKIIGEELGYFLVKYGRDREIKTEIGVGDLVVISKRDPLKSDLVGTVVEKGKRFITVALETVPEWALKGIRLDLYANDITFKRWIENLEHLHEGGKRALEFYLGLRDPEESEPVEFDPIDKSLNASQRRAISQALGSPNFFLIHGPFGTGKTRTLAELIRQEVERGHKVLATAESNVAVDNLVERLAESGLKIVRIGHPSRVSKHLHETTLAYLMTKHDLYSELRELRVTAQNLAEKRDTFTKPLPKYRRGLTDIEILALSRRRRGTRGVPAKLIREMANWIKLNKLVQKAFDDARKLEERIAREIIQEADVVLTTNASAGLEVIGYADYDVAIIDEATQATIPSVLIPINRAKRFVLAGDHRQLPPTILSEKARELSRTLFEGLIERYPEDSAMLTVQYRMNERLMEFPNREFYDGKIKAAPGVKCITLTDLGIKCPNFGEPWDEILKAGNVLVFIDTSKHPEKWERQRRGSESRENPLEARIVAETVEKLLEMGVKPEWIGVITPYDDQRDLISSLVPEEIEVRTVDGYQGREKEVIILSFVRSNERGEVGFLKDLRRLNVSLTRAKRKLIVVGDSETLSVHSTYKRFIEFVKAEGRFVEIGNDFKTNGG; translated from the coding sequence ATGGAGCTTGAGAAGTTCATCAACCACCTCAAGGTTCTCGTAGAGTACGAGAGAAAGGCCGAGATAGAAGCCATGAGGGCAGAGATGAAAAGGCTAAGCGGCAGAGAGCGTGAGAAGGTAGGCAGAGCAATCCTTGGCCTGAACGGCAAAATAATCGGGGAAGAACTCGGCTACTTCCTGGTAAAATACGGTCGAGATCGGGAAATTAAGACGGAAATAGGCGTAGGGGATTTGGTGGTTATCAGCAAACGCGATCCCCTGAAGAGCGATCTAGTTGGAACCGTCGTAGAGAAGGGGAAGCGATTCATTACAGTCGCCCTTGAAACTGTCCCGGAATGGGCGCTTAAGGGGATAAGGCTAGACCTCTACGCCAACGATATCACATTCAAGCGCTGGATTGAAAACCTTGAACACCTCCATGAGGGCGGAAAGAGGGCACTGGAGTTCTATCTCGGCCTAAGGGATCCGGAAGAAAGTGAGCCGGTCGAGTTTGATCCGATCGATAAAAGCCTGAACGCGAGTCAGAGGAGAGCAATCAGCCAGGCACTCGGGAGCCCCAACTTCTTCCTCATCCACGGGCCTTTTGGAACGGGCAAAACCAGAACGCTGGCCGAGCTGATAAGGCAGGAAGTGGAGCGCGGCCACAAGGTTCTTGCAACGGCAGAGAGCAACGTGGCTGTGGACAACCTCGTTGAGCGATTAGCAGAATCGGGCCTGAAAATCGTCCGGATTGGACACCCAAGCCGCGTTTCCAAACACCTCCACGAGACAACTCTTGCATATCTCATGACCAAGCATGACCTATACAGCGAGCTGAGAGAACTCCGAGTCACGGCACAGAACCTCGCGGAAAAGCGTGACACCTTCACAAAGCCCCTGCCGAAGTACAGGCGCGGGTTGACCGACATTGAAATCCTTGCGTTGTCGAGGAGGAGGCGGGGCACGAGAGGGGTACCGGCAAAACTCATCAGGGAGATGGCCAACTGGATAAAGCTCAACAAGCTCGTCCAGAAGGCCTTCGACGACGCCAGAAAGCTGGAGGAGAGAATAGCCAGAGAGATAATTCAGGAGGCAGACGTTGTTCTCACCACCAACGCTTCGGCCGGGCTGGAGGTAATCGGCTACGCAGACTACGATGTGGCCATCATAGATGAGGCGACCCAGGCGACCATACCAAGCGTGCTAATACCTATAAACCGTGCCAAACGCTTCGTTTTAGCGGGCGACCACAGGCAGCTGCCGCCGACAATACTGAGTGAGAAGGCGCGGGAGCTCAGCAGGACACTTTTTGAGGGACTGATTGAGCGCTATCCTGAGGACAGTGCTATGCTGACCGTTCAGTACAGGATGAACGAGAGGCTGATGGAATTTCCGAACCGGGAGTTCTACGATGGGAAAATAAAGGCAGCACCCGGAGTTAAGTGCATCACTCTCACAGATCTCGGAATTAAGTGCCCCAATTTTGGGGAACCATGGGATGAAATCCTGAAAGCGGGCAATGTGCTCGTTTTTATAGACACATCCAAACACCCGGAGAAGTGGGAGAGGCAGAGGCGCGGGAGCGAAAGCAGGGAGAACCCACTTGAGGCGAGGATAGTGGCCGAGACCGTTGAGAAGCTCCTCGAGATGGGCGTCAAGCCAGAGTGGATTGGCGTGATAACGCCGTACGACGACCAGCGTGACTTAATCAGCTCACTCGTTCCCGAGGAGATAGAGGTCAGAACCGTGGATGGCTATCAGGGCAGGGAAAAGGAAGTCATAATCCTCTCCTTCGTGCGCTCAAACGAGAGGGGCGAGGTTGGCTTCCTGAAGGATTTGAGAAGATTAAACGTCTCGCTGACGAGGGCAAAGAGGAAGCTGATAGTGGTTGGGGATTCCGAAACTTTAAGCGTTCATTCAACTTACAAAAGGTTCATCGAGTTCGTGAAAGCTGAGGGTAGGTTCGTTGAGATTGGAAATGATTTTAAGACCAACGGGGGATGA
- the guaB gene encoding IMP dehydrogenase gives MGKFEQKLVNAIKGYTFDDVLLVPQATEVEPKDVDVSTWITPRIRLNIPILSAAMDTVTEWEMAVAMAREGGLGVIHRNMSIEEQVEMVKKVKRAERFIVEDVITIEPDETLDYALFLMEKNDIDGLPVVGEDGRIIGIITKKDIAAKEGRLVREVMTRDVITVPEDIAVEDALTLMVENRIARLPVVDGDGKLVGIITVSDLMMRKKYRNAVRDENGDLLVAAAVGPFDLERAKALDEAGVDVIVIDTAHAHNLKAIRAMKEIRSAVDAELIVGNIANPKAVDDLTFADAVKVGIGPGSICTTRVVAGVGVPQITAIVMVADRAQEYGIHVIADGGIRYSGDIVKAIAAGADAVMLGSLLAGTREASGKEVVINGRKYKQYRGMGSLGAMMKGGAERYYQKGHMKTRKFVPEGVEGVVPYKGSVGEVLYQLVGGLRSGMGYVGAGNIEELKERGEFVIITQAGVKESHPHDIFITDEAPNYPVGK, from the coding sequence ATGGGGAAATTTGAACAAAAACTTGTCAATGCAATTAAGGGCTACACCTTCGACGACGTTCTTCTGGTTCCGCAGGCAACCGAGGTCGAGCCAAAGGACGTTGATGTTTCGACCTGGATAACGCCGAGGATTAGACTCAACATCCCGATTCTCAGCGCGGCTATGGACACCGTCACCGAGTGGGAGATGGCGGTAGCGATGGCCAGGGAAGGCGGCCTTGGAGTGATCCACAGGAACATGAGCATCGAGGAGCAGGTCGAGATGGTAAAAAAGGTCAAGCGCGCAGAGCGCTTCATCGTCGAGGACGTCATAACAATCGAACCCGATGAGACCCTTGACTATGCGCTCTTCCTGATGGAAAAGAACGACATCGACGGCCTTCCGGTGGTCGGAGAGGACGGAAGAATTATTGGAATCATCACCAAGAAGGACATAGCGGCTAAGGAAGGCAGGCTCGTGAGGGAGGTCATGACCAGGGACGTCATAACGGTTCCGGAGGACATCGCCGTCGAGGATGCCCTCACCCTTATGGTCGAGAACAGGATTGCCCGCCTCCCCGTGGTCGATGGGGACGGTAAGCTGGTCGGAATCATCACAGTGAGTGACCTCATGATGAGGAAGAAGTACAGGAACGCGGTAAGAGATGAAAACGGCGACCTGTTGGTTGCCGCCGCGGTTGGTCCATTCGACTTGGAGAGAGCCAAGGCCCTTGATGAGGCTGGAGTTGATGTTATAGTCATTGACACGGCCCATGCCCACAACCTTAAAGCGATAAGGGCGATGAAGGAGATAAGGAGCGCCGTTGATGCCGAGTTAATCGTCGGAAACATCGCCAATCCGAAGGCCGTCGATGACCTAACATTCGCCGATGCCGTCAAGGTTGGGATAGGACCAGGAAGCATATGCACCACACGCGTTGTCGCTGGCGTCGGCGTTCCGCAGATTACCGCTATAGTTATGGTTGCCGACAGGGCACAGGAGTACGGTATTCACGTCATCGCCGACGGAGGAATACGCTACTCCGGCGACATCGTCAAGGCAATAGCCGCTGGAGCCGACGCTGTTATGCTTGGTTCGCTCTTGGCTGGAACCAGGGAGGCCTCTGGAAAGGAGGTCGTCATAAACGGCAGAAAATACAAGCAGTACCGTGGAATGGGCTCCCTCGGAGCGATGATGAAGGGAGGGGCTGAAAGGTACTATCAGAAGGGCCACATGAAGACGCGCAAGTTCGTCCCCGAAGGAGTCGAGGGGGTCGTCCCCTACAAGGGAAGCGTTGGAGAGGTTCTCTACCAGCTCGTCGGTGGCCTGCGCTCGGGAATGGGCTACGTCGGGGCGGGGAACATCGAGGAGCTCAAGGAGAGGGGCGAGTTCGTGATAATAACCCAGGCTGGCGTTAAGGAGAGCCATCCGCACGACATCTTCATCACCGATGAGGCTCCAAACTATCCGGTCGGGAAGTGA
- a CDS encoding L-aspartate oxidase — protein MTKIGIIGDGAAGLTAAIALAKRGFDVTVIGKGFKNTNSYLAQAGIAFSILEGDSPRAHFLDTVRAGKYLNDEEVVWSVVSKAPEAYDFLILLGLEFEANETEGGHSFHRVFTIRNETGKHLMRSLYIAAREHGVNFVEGLAEELAVRDGIAYGVFLDGELLKFDATLLATGGFASLFKYTAGSPLNLGTLIGDAVMKGAPARELEFVQFHPTGFIGKEGVRLISEAVRGAGARLVTDDGERFVNELSTRDIVARAIYRQMQAGKRVYLDATGIEDFKRNFPQIYAFLIREGIDPSKDLIPVFPIAHYTIGGVAVDPWYRTGIKNLYVAGEAMSNGFHGANRLASNSLLECIVSGLEVARTLSRDRPRLGEVPEVPYTFDSLGDVEALREILWEHAGIVRTAEGLRFGLEKLNGIEVDGRLKLLARGVLECALAREESRGSHYREDFPVMRKEFERPSFFDGRCRL, from the coding sequence ATGACCAAGATTGGAATCATCGGCGATGGTGCAGCTGGTTTAACGGCTGCCATAGCCCTGGCGAAGAGAGGTTTTGACGTCACGGTCATAGGTAAGGGGTTCAAAAACACCAACTCATATTTAGCCCAGGCTGGAATAGCCTTCTCGATTCTTGAGGGAGATTCACCTAGGGCTCACTTCCTCGACACGGTTAGGGCTGGCAAGTACCTCAACGATGAGGAAGTAGTCTGGAGCGTTGTGAGCAAAGCTCCCGAAGCGTATGATTTTCTAATCTTGCTCGGCCTTGAGTTCGAGGCCAACGAGACGGAGGGGGGACACTCCTTCCACAGGGTCTTCACGATAAGGAACGAGACCGGGAAGCACCTGATGAGGAGTCTCTATATTGCCGCGAGAGAGCATGGGGTAAACTTCGTTGAAGGTCTTGCCGAAGAGCTCGCGGTTAGAGACGGTATCGCCTACGGCGTCTTTCTCGATGGGGAGCTGCTGAAGTTCGACGCTACCCTTCTGGCCACGGGCGGTTTCGCCTCGCTGTTCAAGTACACCGCCGGCTCGCCCCTCAACCTGGGGACGCTGATAGGCGATGCCGTTATGAAAGGTGCTCCCGCGAGAGAGCTGGAGTTCGTCCAGTTTCATCCCACGGGCTTCATCGGAAAGGAGGGTGTCAGGCTCATCAGCGAGGCCGTCAGGGGAGCCGGGGCCAGGCTCGTGACGGATGACGGCGAGCGCTTCGTGAACGAGCTCTCCACGAGGGACATCGTGGCGAGGGCCATATACCGTCAGATGCAGGCTGGAAAGAGAGTCTATCTCGATGCAACTGGCATAGAGGACTTTAAACGTAATTTCCCTCAGATATATGCCTTCCTCATCAGGGAGGGCATAGATCCCTCCAAAGACCTTATTCCAGTCTTTCCAATAGCTCACTACACCATCGGCGGAGTAGCGGTCGACCCCTGGTATCGTACGGGCATCAAAAACCTATATGTTGCTGGGGAAGCCATGAGCAACGGCTTCCACGGTGCGAACAGGCTGGCGAGCAACTCCCTGCTGGAGTGCATTGTGAGCGGACTTGAAGTTGCCAGAACCCTATCGAGAGATAGGCCGAGGCTTGGCGAGGTTCCAGAGGTTCCATACACCTTTGACTCTCTGGGTGATGTTGAAGCCCTCAGGGAAATACTGTGGGAGCACGCTGGAATAGTAAGGACTGCCGAAGGCCTGAGGTTTGGCTTGGAGAAGCTTAACGGGATCGAGGTTGATGGAAGGCTTAAGCTGCTCGCGAGGGGTGTTCTTGAGTGCGCTTTGGCAAGGGAGGAGAGCAGGGGGAGCCACTACCGCGAGGACTTTCCCGTCATGAGGAAGGAGTTTGAGAGGCCGAGCTTCTTTGATGGGAGGTGCAGGCTCTGA